The genomic region gtcattgaattgaatttaattgaattgttaAAGGCTTTCTTTGTCAAATGGGTCACCACataaaaagtgtgaaacaatgtatgtttttatttaaactatttttaatcaaatacaATTTTATGTGTGggggaaagtgtgtgttttttgtgcatatGCAGTATTCCACACCTCTTACTATTGGGTCCCATACTACCGCATTTAAACAGGCCTGCATTATAGTGCTTCTAAAGAAGACCAATTACGACCAATCCCTTGTGGAAAATTACAGGCCTACCAAtctgacacacagctcttcctctctgttttattATACAAGTCTACTGTCTACACCTACTACACTATATAGCCCAGCATCTTGAAGGAGGAAAAGTCATGTCACAGAGCTAAAGATGAATGTTTTGACTTTGCTCCCATCTATGTGATGATATAAAAGGACAAAAAGCCAAAAAGcttatcatttcattttcactatctgtattttacattacaatttatttttacagcttgCCGTGCATATGAGCAATTAACCAGCTCAACCCCAAGAAGAAGTAGaagcttaaaaaataaatttaaatgagaAGTTATTTCGACAGTGTTCACCAgttccattttctttttgagAAGTAAAGAGTTTCAATTAATGCCAAATCATGACTGAAGTTTATCTTCACCCTAAACTTGGAGCAGCAGTTAGGTCaattggtagagcagtcatctataaaCATCAGTTTTACTGGACTGGTTCCTTCTGGCTGTATGTTGAaatgtccttggacaagacacagacacCCCACAGTTCCTCCACTGCAGCTTTCCAAACAAAAATTTCCCCAAAGGGACATTACTATTAACTTTATATTGTTCAATTAGTACTTACTAGAATCCTGGAAAGGCTTAAAACCTGAGACCCAAAACTGACAGAGGccataatttatttttgtctgcaTGTATGTATTTGTCCCTGAGCTAACTGATTAGCCCTAGGTTTGTTGGGATGAAAACATTGCCATCAACTACCATTTACTTTAccattaaaaacagcaacttCAGCTTGCAGACTACAACAGTGAAATGTCCCTGCAGCAAACATAAGTGTGGCTGTGTATCTCATACTACTGATTAACTAGCTTGAACAGTATTTTGCACGGCATTGGTAAATGCACAATCCAGCCTAAATTGTTTAAGTGTGCTGtggttgctgtgtgtgttccGGGTCATTATAACAACTGCCAGGTTGTAAGTCCCTGTCCTCCTGGTTGTCCACTGCTagctttgtttttaatgtgttgtttgtttgtttgttttattttagtttgtgctAATAAACCTGTCCTCTGAAAGATCAATAATCCACATACTCTCAAGAtaccaaaacataatgtaaaaccTTAAACCTGCTTTGTGTCATTTGTTCAAATACAAAAGCAACAAGAAACGTGTTGTCAGGACTTGTAGGGAACTCTAGTTTCTGCACACAGTCATGAGTCTTAATTATTTAGCAAAGTGTCATTATTGCATGAGAAGTATTCAGTTTCTGTTGTACAGGTTTCACTGTGTCACAGTCTGGAGGTTTTGTAAACTATAAAATTGTGATTGAAGGCCTTTATTTTCTTGTACAGTGTCTTTaactaaatagaaaaatataaaggCACTCCTAAACCCCAAAATCTacaattttgtttttacaaaatgtgaaaagatgtgaatgtttttatgaGTTATGAGTTCAATGGTGACCCCAGCATGGAAGGCTGCCTTAGACTGTATGTAAAGATTAACATCTTTCTTATGTGATTCTAATTTATTGTACAGGtttatattgcttttttttactgatttgtGCATATCTTTATGTCAatgtaaaacagttttttctgtttccacataTTAAAACTTCCAGCACATCACATTGATACAGGGTATgtaagtatttaaaaataaaaaaaaaaggaacattttttttttatttcaaaacaagACCTAATTggcaaatgtaaaatatttaatagcTTACAGTCCTATCTTTTACTTTATGAATACATTATGTGGTTGCAATGTAAATAAATGCTTTTAGCTGTTCATATGACTACTAATCAGTTCTAACTGCAACTGCATGTTTTCAATGTCTAATTTCTGTCAAAGAGGGGATATTTAaaaacttgtttgtgttttgtgtaatttaatttcacaatgTTGCTAATaatattgataaaaaaaatttataaaGTATTCGGTCAATGTAGTTGACGCACTCTAATGTAGGACTCTAAAGATAGTCCTACATTTATTGCTtagtcattttagtttttatactaAAATGTTGGCAACTGTAAATcgaatataaattaaaatgtattaaattattacatttaaaaaactattcatttagttgtgtctgttcatgtttcctgttttgacAGGGGACAAGATAAGAACCTGTATATAACAGCTGGTCTTTGTATCACTGCTGCCACATAGGAAGACTGGAGCTACAGGTTGAGATCGAtaaagaacacaaacaaaacctctACAGCAGGTTTGCTACAAACGTCATTGTCTTTTGACTTCACATTACTGAGACACAATGATTAATGGGTTTCTCTCTGTATTAAAGGTCATCGTCATCTTTTGCATGTCCACCATGAAGATCTtgactgtgtttgcatttgtatgtgcCCTGATGATTCTCACCAGAGCTGCTGGTGAGTATTTTAAATACGAAGTGTAATGgaagtactgtactgtatggttttcaataaacatttacaaactaaGGAACTAGTGTGTTAAAGTTGCACCAGTTGTTCTAAAGGCTGGTATTCTGAAGACTCAAAATCATCGAtttgctgtatttctgtttgtgtttcacagaaaAACCTAAGAGATCTTGTCCTAGTGGTTGGAGCAGGTACAGGAGTCGCTGTTTTCACTATGTTCCACGAGAGATGACTTGGGCTCAAGCTGAGGTAAAACATGGTATTGATTCATTTCAGAATACTGTTATTCTATACGCATCAActgttatatgttatatttctGAGAAGCTCtaaactacagtatgtctgtgttCATCTCCACTGTAGAGAAACTGTCAGTCCATTGGTTCACATCTTGCATCTGTCCATACAGCTAAAGAGTATTACCAGATTAAAAACATCATAAGAATTAGAACACATGAGTATCCAGAGACTTGGATTGGAGGCTCTGATGCTCAAGAGGTAtggtaatttatttattattgaaatatCTTTACATAAAGGTTTGAGTTAAAATGACCACTTTCTTAAAAAGAACACAGCGTTTACTGTTTTCATTACAACTCATTATAAATATTCATGCTGCGATTTATACAGTTAGTTCTGACCAAGTTATAAGTGGGCGATAGTCTCAGTGGTGGAGTTAccaaaaaatacatgtaatattAAAAGCAGCATAAACTCTGACGACTTAACCTTTGGAACTTTAACAATCAACCTCAACTTCCACACTTTTTACCTTTCTAACAACATCACCTGATTTCATGCTCATGTCAGATAAATATACTGTGACTTCACCTCCCTAGTTTGcttttattaatgtaataatgtttaAGTGTCAGCTTGCTGGGAAATATTCAGCCTCATGACTTGTAGAACATGCATAAGTCCCTGCGTGGATACCACTGTCTTTAACTGATCCCAGTGTTGTCAAGAGAGCTTCAGATTTCCTTCTGTCTGAAAAGCACTTTGAAAAgcccatgtacagtatattacagtgTTTTGTGCCTGTatgatttattctgtttctaGGAAAGTTTCTGGTTCTGGATTGATGGATCACCTTTCAAATTTCAATTCTGGTGCAAGGGAGAGCCCAACAACACTTCAGGAAAACAGCACTGTTTGGCAATAAATTATGGAGGtaaatcaaaaataatacaatCTAAGTGGTATACATATTAAAGGGTAAATGAAAGATGAATGCATGGAGATTTCATAAATGCATACAACATTTTTTACTCATTAAATATAATCCTGGTTagtaaaatgataaaaatttaaaatgaaatattgtatgcattaaatatacattatgCCACAGTATATGTTGATATTTATGTCCGTTTTTGTGATACATACAGGTAACAAATGCTGGGATGATAGACAGTGTGACCATCATCTTCCATCTGTGTGTTCTAAAAGAATCATTACTTCATCAGTTCCTGAGCTGAAGtaacaggaaaaacagaaagcaaacatTCATCTCTCCCAATCTCGATTTCTTTTCTATCGCTGTAACgctgttgaatgaatgaagcgaCAAGTGACAACAAAAGCCAAAGTGTCTCTTAGGTCAAGATGTTCAAGAAGATTGAACATGTTGTGAAAGTAATGCATTTTACATGACTGCAATTCAATTCTGCAAGAACTGTTCTTTCTTTATCCAAATAAAAGCTTTAAGCATTGAAAAAAATTGTgactttgtcttctctgtctccacgATTATGATCTAACACATTTCAGgcatacataataataatgataataaaataaaaaaatataggTGTTTTGAAATTAATTGGTAAATATGTTAGTATGGTCCAGTGGCAGTAGCTAGCCATGGCAGAAAGATTATTTTTCTAAAGCTTTGACTTAAGTAAGTGCTCAAGAACATGATTTAATGTTCCGATATGTTCAAACATATCTGCTGGTGACACCTGGTGGTCAAACGTATGAAGctgctaacaaaaaaaaaacagatttactaAACTGTGGGACGTGTATTTTTAAAGGCCActatacatgtactgtatatgtaataaAAGGTTTTGGTGGCAACGGCTTGTGTGTCAAAATCACAAATTAGTTCAGTCATATAGTtacttcttcttccttcacagTGTTTCTAAAGTTTTGCAAATGCGGATAAACTTACATCATATGGTTTCCATATGATTTATATGAATTGTGCTATGAAGTAaatgatgttatttttattataatatttgttgTAGTATCTGTTGTATATCAGCAATGATGTGTCGCCCTCTTGTGGTTGAACTGAAACAGTAAGTCCAACAGATTGTCAAAGAAATCATCTCCTCTAACTATCCTGGTTGAATGTCcatgcaaattaaatgttttcttcttgtcttttcaaGACAGCAATCAGTGAGCTTTGATTACAAACAGCACAGCTTTCTTATATGTAAACAGATAATTTAAATCCCATGCGGCAGTAGTACTAAACAAAAACCCATCTGATTGTTATTGGAAATATTTACCAATAACTACAGGTATTCAGATTGGAGGAGAACACACTGAGGGCTATTGCAGAAAGATAATGCAGTATGATTTGAAAAATGTAAGAATTTTTACTTCAACCCATCACATCATATAACAACAACATTCGtttgacattgttttttatgggtctcatttatttcattcacatttgttcttgttATTCTTGATTTGGATAATACTAGAAATGGGTGTGTCTCAGCATGATGGACAGATTATCAGGACATACCAGAGGAGTGGAGCAGCATTTGAAAGAAAACCTAATTTACttccagtttttctttcaaactctTAGACATGAACAAACATGTGCACAATTAATACTAAATTTATTGTCTTTCACAGTATTAACTTAATAATTGCTAGAATgcattcattacatttacatgatcatactgtatatttctgtgtACATCCTTAGAGAATCAATACAATAACATTATTCTTATGCATTTTCAAGCTCTGAtttattattacacagaaaCTAATGAGTGTGTTTCCAGTTGACAGAAGTCTGGgtaatatttactttatttttgctttactATTGCTAAAATATTACTCCACTATTACCTTTTTAATAATTAGTGCTAccaaacacagactcacaggCCACCATTCACTTGTTgcttagatttttatttttttgttttatgcatAAGAACAAGAAATAACTctttaatttgaagaaaaaagtGTTACAGAAATCATTCTTCATATAAAACACTCTGCTCTTATTACAGGTGCAAACCTGATGCAATCCAGCTTGTGTTTATGTCACTtgtcatttcattcattatGTAGTATTACAGCAATGGAAAGAAGCTGTAAAATGAGTTGCAGCGAAAAAGACACATTCACCAGTGTTTGTTATTAACGGGTGAATTAAGTTTCTGCTTCATTCCAGGTCTCACATGATAATTATGCCACAGACAGATGGGAGACGAGCATCGCACTGCACATCCGTGCATGACTGCTCATcttctgtaaacacaaaaaagtcAGTCAGAGCTGCATGCTCTCACTAAGGTAGATATCTTTTCCTACAAGCCGCTGGGAAAATAACATTGTTCTCTAGAGCAATTCACTGTGTACAGTTAAAAGGAAAATTCAGATTGTTTAATCATCTAAACCACATACTTTATGTTATCAAGATTGTTTTACCTTCAACTGTGATCTGTAAACAGTAGCTCTCAGCATTGTTTTCAGAACACTCAAAATGTTCACTCCAGGGAAAATAATGAATCTGTGAGacaatatagaaaatatatttttttaaattaataataatgaaaaacatataGATTAAACTAGCCTTGTGTAATGATGAATTATGTACCTCATGACCTCCAAACCATATTGGTCCATCCCCGTGACCAACTTTCTGCAGCTCCTTTTGAATGTCATCGGAGGGATTGTCCTGGAATACAGTTGCAAGGTTTCCCCCCTTGGACCTACAGTTTTCCTACAGTGGTAAATGTGAGTAAAGTCACTAAAGCACAATATTAACTCTACAACACCAGTGTTACAATCCTGCTCctcttggtttgttttttccatttgtgcGTGACATAATTGGGTCCAACCTGAACAAGAAGCCATTCAACCAGGTGTGCAAGTAAATACAGAGTAATGTCTAAAATAAATCTATGTTCATGCAGGAATCCTGATGATTACCTCTGCTTCGTCCCAAGTCATGATTTTTGGAACATAAAGGATGcactgcatactgtacatggacCAACCCTTAGGGCAAGATGGCTCCCAGTGAAAATCtgttgacaaaaaataaaaaatccctCTTGTGGTTTGGAGTTTTTACAATTTACACttctcaaaaaaataaaaagaggaacactttgaaaatgaggaaaatattatgctataattatatttatacgTATATGGACTAGGTAATGTGTTAGGAATGATCttttgatgaagatgaaaattCTCAAACTACCGATGACTGAACTCAAAGACATCCCAATAATCACAGTGATAAAATGATGCCGCAGGTTAGTACATGTTGCACAAGTTGCATTGCAGCAAGTCAAAATGGTACTCAGGGCATGCTCCTAACTAGAGAACGGGTGGTGTCCTGGAGTATCTCCTCTCAGATCTGGACCAGGGCATCACTTGCATGTGCAACCTGGCAGCGTCGAAGGGGTCCTATTGAATTCACGACAGGAGAGCGTGGGGGCCAGTCGGTGGTATCAATTTCTTTATTCTTCAGGAACTACCTGTATGTTCTCACAACATAAAACTGGGTGTTGTTGTGCACCAGGAGGAATCCAGGACCGACTGTATCAGCATAGAGTCTGAAAATGGGTCCAAGAATTTTATCTTGATACCAGATaagatgaggagggaaaaacTGTCTTTGGCGTCCACCTGttaaaccattcctgttttggagGTTGTCTGATAtgtaactgaccagatcaatattCTAGAAATTTAATGGACTTGATATTATACTCTATCTCActaaaaagtgttcctttcccttttatttattaagcagTGTATATGTTTTACTTATCCACTGCATATGATTATGACACTGTAAGTTTTATATTTCAAATCTGATTAAATTTACCAAAGACTTACAATTTGGTCCCTCTTCACCATATTGACCGCCGTGTAGTGGAGGAGCTGGATGAAAATTTTAACACACCAGTTAGCAGTGCTGGAAGAAGTCATGATATCTGAAGACATGTACTGCACACTTACTTGTTGAAATAGGTTCTGTTGTAGGTTGATCCTCATCTTGTGAAAGAGCTGGATGGAAAGTTTGGTACACCAGTGAGAAGTGGTTGGAAAAAGTCATGAGATTGAGACATTGATCTGATTGAGATATGAGACATTCTAGTTGTTGGAGAGTAACTTGAAAACATGCCGGTCTCCCTCCTATTTAAATTGTAGCTAAAGCCACCGGGGGAAATAGAATggactgtacagtatgttgctgcTAGCAAATACCTGCAGCTCTGATCACACCCATcatggcaaaaacaaacagagacagcgTGAGAATCTTCATCTTGCAGCTCATGAAGGATGGTAATAACCTGTCATGGATAAGCAGATGTGTTACTCATAACTCTGCAGAGAACTGAGAACATTGTACTGACAGTACtttaaataaagctgatgagAGGTGAGTTTCTAGCAAACCTGATGTAGAattattttctcctcttccctcttgGTATCAGACTGGAGCTTGTCTTCCTGAGTTCAGGTGGTAAACAGTgatgaagaaagaaacatcTGCTCTTAAATATACTCGCTAACGGATGTAAAAATAGGAACACAGGCCATGTGTCAGGGAAATTTGGCTCAATAAACAATGAGGTTTTGTTTAAGTACTGAAGTGGGAACACATGCTAGATAGGAACCTGACTCATTGTTTAATTTTACTGATGCAGTATTTATCTAGTCATGCTGCTGATTCACCTGAAAGCTGAGCTGTAAAGTAAATGTTACCATCcttcaaagaaaacatttggtctagaaatataaaacataacatatCCATAATTTTGTCTTATATAACTGTATCTGTTAAGATCTATCTCCAGCATTTAATGACTCCTGTTGTTTTTAGCCCTTGATACTGACAAGAGCTGAGATGACCTCAAGTGTCTCTTTCAAGAAAATCTGATGACTTCTGAAATGACCAAGGACTGTTGGTATCATAGCATCAGTCCCACCAATAAGCTGAATTCTCTAAATTGCCTTTCATATactgatttattgtttgttatGTAACACTACTTAGACCTTCCAACATGCAACAATGTgtcattatttagttttgttttgcttttgttatGCTAGCTTGTGTTAATAGCTGGTGCCGGctgaaaactgaaaagtaaatgGTGTGATTATGTTTCGGACCCCTAGAAGAACACTTTGTACAATAAAACACTAGTTTTACATTGAAAATATATACATGCTTGaggataagaaaaaaaactgtattgtGCATTACtaaagaattattattattattgtgcatttttttattctgaggAACACCAAACCCAATTTGAATTAACCAAAGTTATCAACAGGTTTAGATAAAACTATATCATCAAACATTCTGTAATCTTGTTAGAATGACCCTTTTGCATATCCAGTGGAGCTGTTAGGAGGCCAAATGTTGCCatggtgagaaagagagagagaaaatatttacCATATGGTtctcaaaacattttaacaaagcTTCACTGTTCACACAAGCTTGGAAGCTGATCCAGAACAATCAAATACGAAAGCCAAATACAACAGTGATAAGATTTTGATGGCAATTGTTAGTAATATTCAAGATTGAGTTTTATCATCAGTACCAAAGATCCTAAGATGGTCATCAAAATAGACATCAGTAAGACAATGGGATATGACTGGAATCTTAGGAAACATGCATTTTATTGTAGGACACTGTTCTGGAGATGGTAGGTGTATTCCATAGGCTACAGATGCTTGAGACAAAAGTCAAAGCGATCAGTTTAGGTTGAGGCAAGAAAAGTACTGAGAGTAGAATCAGAGAAGTTTTTGATGTAAATTTTAagcaaacattttgtgtttagtaACTGTTAAGTTTGGTCTATTACCCCAGTTCACAATCTTTCCCTACACTTAACCAAGTGTTGTCATTGCCTTAAcccaaccataaaaaaacatttaaaatgttggaGTGGCATACCTGGATGTTGAACTTTAAGATCACATATTTTCACAACAGGCAAAACAGGAATTTTAAGATAGTTTAGGCTGTGAATATTTCAATGATATGTTAATATGTATTTGTgacttgtcatttacattaaaagtGAACATATAATTATTAggtttatagaaaatataacCTGGTTGCCATTGCCTTCCCCACAAAACTGGAGTTAGCTGTATACACATGCAATTTAAGAGACAGGGTTAGAATTACAATggtaaacaataaaatgtctcattttggCTGATAAAATTACAAACTGACAATAATAGAAATTCATAATTGTACTGTGTTCATTCAATTAGAGAATGAAACATCAGCTCTGAAATACTGTCTGCTCAGTTATGGATATAAACACAGGAACGCTggtatttatttaacaacacCCTAAGTCAGGTTAGCATAGCTatgaaaacaggaacaaaatcCATCAAGGAAGCAGACTCATTGTATAATTTAAATGATGTTTATCTATGTTAGATCCATGTAGTTGTCAAATTTATCTAGTCATGCTGCTGATTTACCTGACAGCCTAGCTGTGAAGTAAATTTTAGCATCCTCTAAATAAAATTTGcttaataaatgtatatattgagaatataa from Anabas testudineus chromosome 18, fAnaTes1.2, whole genome shotgun sequence harbors:
- the LOC113168340 gene encoding ladderlectin-like translates to MSTMKILTVFAFVCALMILTRAAEKPKRSCPSGWSRYRSRCFHYVPREMTWAQAERNCQSIGSHLASVHTAKEYYQIKNIIRIRTHEYPETWIGGSDAQEESFWFWIDGSPFKFQFWCKGEPNNTSGKQHCLAINYGGNKCWDDRQCDHHLPSVCSKRIITSSVPELK
- the LOC113168541 gene encoding type-2 ice-structuring protein-like, coding for MSCKMKILTLSLFVFAMMGVIRAAALSQDEDQPTTEPISTTPPLHGGQYGEEGPNYFHWEPSCPKGWSMYSMQCILYVPKIMTWDEAEENCRSKGGNLATVFQDNPSDDIQKELQKVGHGDGPIWFGGHEIHYFPWSEHFECSENNAESYCLQITVEEDEQSCTDVQCDARLPSVCGIIIM